One segment of Sander vitreus isolate 19-12246 chromosome 20, sanVit1, whole genome shotgun sequence DNA contains the following:
- the rsad2 gene encoding S-adenosylmethionine-dependent nucleotide dehydratase RSAD2 produces MQFSSVVTSPMLLLQLCISTLHYILASVFSAVCYWRTTSPVGDQRKVRNATTPTSVNYHFTRKCNYKCGFCFHTAKTSFVLPLEEAKRGLKLLKESGMEKINFSGGEPFLPDKGEFLGKLVQYCKQDLQLPSVSIVSNGSMIKETWFQKYGDDLDILAISCDSFDEATNQLIGRAQGKKSHVDNLHKIRNWCQQYKVAFKINSVINTFNIDEDLTENILQLNPVRWKVFQCLLIDGENAGESALREAERFVISEQQFQEFLDRHSSVSCLVPESNEKMRNSYLILDEYMRFLDCREGRKDPSKSILDVGVKEAICFSGFDEKMFLKRGGKYVWSKADMKLEW; encoded by the exons ATGCAGTTCTCCTCTGTGGTCACGTCTccgatgctgctgctgcagctctgcATCAGCACCCTGCACTACATTTTGGCCAGCGTCTTTTCAGCAGTTTGTTACTGGAGAACAACCTCACCTGTTGGGGACCAAAGGAAAGTCCGAAATGCCACGACTCCAACTAGTGTCAACTATCATTTTACACGCAAGTGTAATTACAAATGTGGATTTTGTTTCCACACTGCTAAAACATCCTTCGTCCTGCCTCTAGAGGAAGCCAAGAGGGGCCTGAAACTCCTGAAGGAATCAG GCATGGAAAAGATCAACTTCTCCGGAGGAGAGCCTTTCTTGCCCGATAAAGGAGAGTTTCTAGGGAAATTAGTGCAGTACTGTAAACAGGACCTCCAGCTCCCGAGTGTCAGCATCGTCAGCAATGGAAGCATGATCAAAGAAACATGGTTTCAGAAATATG GTGACGATCTAGACATCCTGGCTATCTCCTGTGACAGTTTTGATGAAGCAACCAACCAGCTGATTGGCAGAGCTCAGGGCAAGAAGAGCCATGTCGACAACCTGCACAAGATCAGGAACTGGTGCCAGCAGTACAAAGTGGCATTTAAAATCAACTCGGTCATCAACACTTTCAACATAGACGAAGACCTGACAGAGAACATCCTCCAGCTTAACCCAGTCCGCTGGAAG GTGTTTCAGTGTCTGCTGATTGATGGGGAAAATGCAGGAGAGAGCGCcctgagagaggcagagaggttCGTCATCAGTGAGCAGCAGTTTCAGGAGTTTCTGGATAGACACAGCAGCGTCTCCTGCCTAGTTCCTGAGTCCAATGAGAAG ATGAGGAATTCCTACCTGATCCTGGATGAATAT ATGCGTTTTCTGGACTGtcgagaggggaggaaggaccCGTCCAAGTCCATCCTTGATGTCGGTGTGAAGGAGGCCATTTGCTTTAGTGGCTTTGATGAAAAGATGTTTCTTAAGAGAGGAGGGAAATATGTATGGAGCAAAGCCGACATGAAGCTGGAGTGGTGA